The following nucleotide sequence is from Lysobacter panacisoli.
TTATCACCGGTCGCAACCACCATTCCGCTGCGTTTGCTGGCATCACCGAAATGGCCACCGGCTACGACGGCTACTGCTGCGTTCTGCCGCGCGAGTGCGGCACCGTCGGCGAAGTGCTGCGACAGAACGGCTACATGACTGCGTGGATCGGCAAGAACCACAACACGCCGACGTGGGAACTCAGCGCCGCCGGTCCGTACGATCGCTGGGCGAACGGGCTTGGTTTCGATTACTTCTACGGCTTCAACGCCGGCGACATGAACCACTGGAATCCGTTGCTGTTCGAGAACCGCGATCTCGTGCCCGCCTCCGACGATCCGGACTATCACCTCACCGAAGATCTTGCGGATCGCGCGATCGCTTGGGTGCGCAAGGCCAAGAGCATCGCGCCGGACAAGCCGTATTTCCTCTACGTCGCCCCGGGCGCCACGCACGCACCACACCAGGCACCGAAGGAGTGGATCGACAAGTTCAAGGGTCAGTTCGACATGGGCTGGGACGCCTACCGCGAGCAGACGCTCGAGCGCCAGAAGAAGCTCGGCGTGGTGCCGAAGGACACGAAGCTGACCGAGCGCTCCAAGGGTCTGCCCGCGTGGGATGGCCTCAACGATGAGCAGAAGCGGCTGTACGCGCGGATGATGGAAGTCTTCGCCGCCTATGGCGCGCAGGTCGATGTCGCGATGGGTCGAATCGTCGATGCGGTTAAGGCGCTGCCCGACGCGGACAACACGATCATCATCTATATCGCCGGCGACAATGGTTCCAGCGCGGAAGGTGGGCTGGAAGGTTCGCTCAACGAGAACCTGTTCTTCAACGGCTTCGCCGAGAAGTGGCAGGACAACCTCAAGGCCATCGACGAACTTGGCGGGCCGAAACACTTCAACCACTTCCCGTCGTCGTGGGCGCATGCGATGAACGCGCCGTTCCAGTGGACCAAGCAGGTCGCGAGCCACTTCGGCGGAACGCGCAATCCGATGATCATCAGCTGGCCCGCGCGCATCAAGGATCGCGGCGGCCTGCGCGAGCAGTTCCTGCACGTGATCGACATCGTGCCGACGCTCTACGAGGTGTGCGGGATCACCGCGCCGCGCGTGCTCAATGGCGTCCAGCAGAAGGACATCGAAGGGATCAGCTTCGGATTCACCTTCGACGACGCGAAGGCGCCGAGCAGGCGCCGCACGCAGTACTTCGAGCTGGCATGCAATCGCGGCCTCTACCACGATGGGTGGATGGCGTCGGCGACGTCGTTCGCGCCGTGGCAGCCGGTGCGGCCCGAGGACTGGAATCCGGACAAGCAGGCGTGGGAGCTGTACAAGCTCGACGAGGACTTCTCTCAGGCCAACGACATCGCCGCAGACCACCCAGACAAGCTTCGCGAGCTTCAGGACCTGTGGTGGGCCGAAGCATCGAAATACAGCGTGCTGCCGATCGACTGGCGCGGCACGATCCGCATGAACGCCGAAGCGATGGGGCGTCCCAGCCTGGTCGGCAAGCGCACGAAGGCGACGTACTACGAAGGGATGCTCGCGCTGCCCGACGCGGCGTGCCTCCCCATGCTCAACAAATCGTGGACGATCACGGCCGATGTCGAACTGCCAGACAACAAGGCGCAGGGCATGCTCATCACCCAGGGCGGATCGGAAGGCGGTTATGGGCTCTACCTGCGCGACGGCAAGCCGACGTTCGTCTACAACTTCCTCGGCATCGAACGCCCGACCTTCGCCGCTGACACCGCCCTGCCCAAGGGCAAGGCGACGATCGTGGTGCAGTTCGACTACGACGGCGGCGGCATGGGCAAGGGCGGCACGGTCACGCTGAGTGCGAACGGCAAGCAGATCGCGAAGGGCCGGCTCGAACGCACCATTCCGATCCAGTTTTCCATCGGCGAAGGCCTCGACGTCGGCATGGACAACGGCTCCGCGGTGGACTGGACCTACACGCTGCCGTTCAAGTTCAGCGGGCGGATCCATGCGGTGACCGTGGAGATCCATCCGGGCTGAGCGCAGGCCAGGAATCCGGCGGCGGCCTGCACGGACGGGTCGCCGCTCGGGCGCCCCGTCCGCCGCTCGCCCGGCGTGGCGGCCGCTCCTCATTTTCTTCGACCGGGCCTTCGCGGCGACCGGCACGCTGTCTCCACACCCACCGTTGGAGACCTACCGTGATCCGCAAGTCCCTGTTCCGCCTGACCGGTTACGCGATGTTCGCCGTCCTGCTGCTGTCCGGCCGCGCGTTCGCGGCCCCGCAGGAGTTCAACGGCCTGCAGGTCGAAGTGATCGGCAAGGGCCGACCGGTCGTGATGATCCCCGGCCTCAACAGTGGCGCCGATACCTGGCGCGAGACCTGCGCGGCGCTGCAGGCCGACCGCGTGCAGTGCCACCTCGTCCAGCTGCCTGGCTTCGCCGGCCTGCCGGCGGCCAAGGACGCCAGCCGCGATGCGTGGCTGGCCGACATGCGTGATCGCGTGCTGGCCTACATCGAGGCCCGCCGCCTGCGCAATCCGGTGGTGATGGGCCACAGCCTCGGCGGCGAGCTGGGCATGCAGATCGCCATCGCGAAGCCGGAGTTGCTCGATCGCCTCGTCGTGGTCGATTCGCTGCCGTTCTTCCCTGCCGCGACCAATCCCGCCGCGACGCCCGACGCCACGCGCCCGATGGCCGACGGCATGCGCCGACAGATGCTCGCGCAGGATTCCGCCGCCTATCGCGCCGGCACCGTCGCCGCGGTGAAGGGCATGGCGCAGGCGCCGGAACGCATCGAGACGCTGGTGCGCTGGGGCGAAGCCAGCGACCGCACCACCACCGCACAGGCCATGTACGAACTGATGACCATCGACCTGCGCCCGCAACTGTCCACCATCCGCACGCCGACCCTCGTGCTCGGCGCGTGGGCCGGCTACGCGCAGTACGGCGCCACCCGCGAATCCACCGAGGCGATCTTCAAGCGCGAGTACGCGAACCTGCCCGGCGCGAAGATTGCCCTCAGCGACGCTGGCCTCCACTTCCTGATGTGGGATGATCCGAAGTGGCTGCAGGCGCAGGTGCGGGGATTCATCGACGCTGCGCCGCAGGCCGGCATGTAAATCGCAATGCGCATCCGACAAGGCCGGCCGCGTGCCGGCCTTGTCGCATGCCGACGAACCCGAGCGGATGACACGATGACCCGGAACGAACTGCGCTTCGTCTGCGTGAACAGCCTCTACGGCATCGCCTATGCCGCGATGAACGTGCTGTTCTTCTCCCAGTTCGCGCGACTCGACGCCAGCGCATGGATGGTCTCCATCGCGCTCGGCTTCGGCGTGTGGGCGGTCACCAGCACGCTGCGCATCGTCGCCGTGCGCCGGCAGTGGCTCGAACGCGGCAACGGCCGGTTCGCGCTGATCCTCGCAGCGAGCATCGTGTTGGGCGCACTGGCGACGCTTCTGTTCACCACGTTGCTGCTCAACGCCGCCGACGCGCTGGGCTGGATCGTGCTGCCCGGGCGCAGCAGCCTCGCGCAGATGGTCGGCTACTGGACCAACATCGCCATCATCATCGGCCTGTGGGTGGCGTTCTGGGCGGGCTGGCAGGCGCTGGGCCGCTACCGTCACGGCGAGATCGCGCGACTGCGCGCCGAATCGCAGCGCAGCGCGCTCGAACTCGACGCCCTGCGCGCGCGGCTCAATCCGCACTTCGTGTTCAATGCGCTCAACAACGTGCGCGCCCTGATCAACGAAGACCCGGCACGGGCGCGCGAAACCGTGACGCGCCTGTCCAACATCCTGCGCCACGCGCTCGAGCACAGCCAGCGCGACTGGGCGACGCTCGGCGAGGAGATCGCGGTGGTCGACGACTACCTCGCGGTCGAGAGCGTGCATTACGAGGAGCGCCTGCGCGTGCGCCGCGACATCGACGCGAATGCGCTCGACGCCAAGCTGCCACCGATGGCGCTGCAACTGCTGGTCGAGAACGCGATCAAGCACGGCATCGCGAACCAGCCCGGCGGCGGCGACCTCACCTTGAGCGCGCGTCGCGAGCATGGGCGCTTGCGACTGGAAGTCGGAAGCCCCGGTCGAATCACGGTCGATCCGTCGCGTCGCGGCGTCGGCCTCGCCTACCTGCGCACGCGCCTGCAACGCGCGGATGCACCGGGCACGTTCGAACTCCTGCAGGACGACACTCGCGTCCTCGCCCGCCTGGAGCTGCCGCAATGAGCGCCCGTCCCGTGCGCGTGCTGATCGTCGACGACACCCGACTGGCGCGGCAGGAACTGCGCACCCTTCTCGCGGCGATTCCCGATGTCGAAGTGATCGGCGAAGCCGACGACGTGCCGGCGGCGCGCGCGGCGATCGAAAGCTCCCGGCCGGACGTCGTGCTGCTCGATATCCAGATGCCGTCCGGCACCGGCTTCGATGTGCTCGACGGACTGGAATCCACGCCGTCGGTGGTGTTCACCACGGCGTACGACACCTACGCCGTGCGCGCGTTCGAAACCAACGCGCTCGACTATCTGGTCAAGCCGGTCGAACCGGCGCGACTGGGCGAGGCACTGCAGCGCGCGCGGGCGCGACTGGCGGCACCGGAGCCCATCATGGAACCGCGCGGTGCGCTGGGCCCCGACGACCAGGTTTTCCTGCGTGAAGGCGAACGCTGCTGGTTCGTCGCCGTGCGCGAGATCGTGCGCATCGTCGTCGACGGCAACTATGCGCGCGTGTGGTTCCGCGATGAGTGCGCGCTGCTGGGCCGCAGCCTGTCGGCGCTGGAATCGCGCCTGGACCCGGCCATGTTCTTCCGCGCCAACCGCAACACGCTGGTGAACCTGCGCATGGTCAAGGCGGTCGATCTTGCCGTGCATGACGGCTACGAACTGGAACTGCGCGATGGCAGCCGCGTCGATGTGT
It contains:
- a CDS encoding arylsulfatase, giving the protein MAKTDPSKPGTPDTLPRPDFHFTGQVGRTYADSDPAQFPQPVQPPTGAPNIVLILLDDVGFGQFSTFGGGVPSPTMDRLAAEGLRYNRFHTTALCSPTRAALITGRNHHSAAFAGITEMATGYDGYCCVLPRECGTVGEVLRQNGYMTAWIGKNHNTPTWELSAAGPYDRWANGLGFDYFYGFNAGDMNHWNPLLFENRDLVPASDDPDYHLTEDLADRAIAWVRKAKSIAPDKPYFLYVAPGATHAPHQAPKEWIDKFKGQFDMGWDAYREQTLERQKKLGVVPKDTKLTERSKGLPAWDGLNDEQKRLYARMMEVFAAYGAQVDVAMGRIVDAVKALPDADNTIIIYIAGDNGSSAEGGLEGSLNENLFFNGFAEKWQDNLKAIDELGGPKHFNHFPSSWAHAMNAPFQWTKQVASHFGGTRNPMIISWPARIKDRGGLREQFLHVIDIVPTLYEVCGITAPRVLNGVQQKDIEGISFGFTFDDAKAPSRRRTQYFELACNRGLYHDGWMASATSFAPWQPVRPEDWNPDKQAWELYKLDEDFSQANDIAADHPDKLRELQDLWWAEASKYSVLPIDWRGTIRMNAEAMGRPSLVGKRTKATYYEGMLALPDAACLPMLNKSWTITADVELPDNKAQGMLITQGGSEGGYGLYLRDGKPTFVYNFLGIERPTFAADTALPKGKATIVVQFDYDGGGMGKGGTVTLSANGKQIAKGRLERTIPIQFSIGEGLDVGMDNGSAVDWTYTLPFKFSGRIHAVTVEIHPG
- a CDS encoding alpha/beta fold hydrolase, which produces MFAVLLLSGRAFAAPQEFNGLQVEVIGKGRPVVMIPGLNSGADTWRETCAALQADRVQCHLVQLPGFAGLPAAKDASRDAWLADMRDRVLAYIEARRLRNPVVMGHSLGGELGMQIAIAKPELLDRLVVVDSLPFFPAATNPAATPDATRPMADGMRRQMLAQDSAAYRAGTVAAVKGMAQAPERIETLVRWGEASDRTTTAQAMYELMTIDLRPQLSTIRTPTLVLGAWAGYAQYGATRESTEAIFKREYANLPGAKIALSDAGLHFLMWDDPKWLQAQVRGFIDAAPQAGM
- a CDS encoding sensor histidine kinase — encoded protein: MTRNELRFVCVNSLYGIAYAAMNVLFFSQFARLDASAWMVSIALGFGVWAVTSTLRIVAVRRQWLERGNGRFALILAASIVLGALATLLFTTLLLNAADALGWIVLPGRSSLAQMVGYWTNIAIIIGLWVAFWAGWQALGRYRHGEIARLRAESQRSALELDALRARLNPHFVFNALNNVRALINEDPARARETVTRLSNILRHALEHSQRDWATLGEEIAVVDDYLAVESVHYEERLRVRRDIDANALDAKLPPMALQLLVENAIKHGIANQPGGGDLTLSARREHGRLRLEVGSPGRITVDPSRRGVGLAYLRTRLQRADAPGTFELLQDDTRVLARLELPQ
- a CDS encoding LytR/AlgR family response regulator transcription factor, yielding MSARPVRVLIVDDTRLARQELRTLLAAIPDVEVIGEADDVPAARAAIESSRPDVVLLDIQMPSGTGFDVLDGLESTPSVVFTTAYDTYAVRAFETNALDYLVKPVEPARLGEALQRARARLAAPEPIMEPRGALGPDDQVFLREGERCWFVAVREIVRIVVDGNYARVWFRDECALLGRSLSALESRLDPAMFFRANRNTLVNLRMVKAVDLAVHDGYELELRDGSRVDVSRRQARELRERLAL